TCCGTTTGGGGCGTATAGCATCCGCCGTACCAGTCGCAATCAGCGAATCGCTCGGCGGGAAAGTACTTCTGGAAGAGGGACGAATCGCCCGACTTGGTCATGTCATGATTGCCGACCGAAATTCCGTACGGCAGGATTCCGTGCAACTGGTCCATGCACTGCTGAGCGACTGTCCAATGCTCGTCGATATTCTTATCGACAATATCGCCCACGTGACTGGCGAAGACGATGTTCTGCTTTTCCTGGTTTTTGACAATCCAGCTAACGTGATCAGAAAATATCGGATTCGCTAGTTCGCCGTCTGCGGGATGATACGACTGCGTATCGGGGATGACCGCGATGGAGAATGATCCGGCGACCGGAGCGGGTAGGTGTTGGTTTTCGGCCAGCGCCGGCGTAGTAAAAATTCCCCACTGGCAGATCGAGCTCAGGGCCAGCATTAAAAACAAGAACTCTCTTCGCTCGAAAATTGTCAACGGTTCGTTTCTCTTCAGAGGTATGGTGTAGCCATAAAAAAACGGCGGGCGGTCTGAGGCAATCTCAGACTGCTCCACCGTGAGAAATTGTAACGAGTTATCGTCTTTTCTTCTTGGGGATTTCCACTTCTAAGTCGTAGGTGGAATTCTCGTGCGGGAACTCGTGCGTGGTGACGAACGTGCGAAATAACGGCTCGACGATGGTTTCTCCATCCACGTCCAATTCCGCTTTGGTTTGGAAACCCTCAACTTCGATCTTGTAGGCGCCTCCGACCAGACCTTTGCCGTACTGCGTCGAGTACTTGCCGTCTTTGACATAGGCGATGCACGCCGGGCCTTGATTGCCGGCGGACGCATCCGGAGCAAAAATGATCTCACCTTCGGGCAAGGGTTGCCCTTGAAAGGTGATGACGCCGGAGACTTGATATTTTCCTGGTCCGACATCGCCGGCGCCGCATCCGCAGATTGCGATCAGCGAGGACGCCAGCAATAGGAACGCCGTCAAGGAAGCCGCTTTTCGGGGGAAGAACTGATTCACTATTCTTCTCCTCCGATCGGCAGACCATCATTGCGGATGCCCAATTGGCGATAGATATCGAGATTGATCGTTTCGGCCGTGAAATCGACCGAAGCGTCAGCTAGCAACATGTTGCAGCCGCCGGGGTGAAAACTGCCAAATAGGCGAGAGTATCCCGTTCGCGAATCGGCGCCGGAAGCGGGGACCGTGCCGCCGGTCGGAATCCGCGAATTGATCGGCTCGTACGTGCCGGCCAGCGTCGCCGGATGCGGCATGGTCGAGCCTGTGCCGAGTCGAATCGACGAGGCCCAGCTCAAGTAAAACGTGGAAGTCGTGCCGGCGTCGGTCAAATGGTACTTCGTTTCGCCGACCAGAAACGTCTTGGTCGTTCCATCGGTAATATCGCGAAACCTGCTGTTCGAGTTGGCGAACATAATGCCGTTCACGAAGAAGACGTTCGAGTTGCCTCCGGAACAGTTGACGTTGCTCGAAGAGCCGCCCCCTTGGACGCCAAAATAGTTCAAGTTGTTCACGCCGTTTCCGGATGCGGGATCGGAAGGGCATTGGTACTTGGAGTTTTGTTCGTACCACAGCGGATAGTTCTGTGATGAGCTTGAAACTTGGCTGGTGAACGAAGCCGACAACGGCAGCTTGAAGTCGTATTGGTCGTGGCGCGAGCCTTCTTCCATAAACGGCAGAATCAAAACCGTCCAAGGCGCTCCTTGCGTGGCCGATCCACTGTTGCACCAGTCATCGCCCAATCCCTTGGTCACCTTTTCAGCGACGATGCCGCCTGGCGGGAAGCCCTTGTGCGTATCGTGATAGTTGTGCAGCGCCAGACCAATTTGTTTCATCTGGTTGACGCACTGAATTCGCCGCGCCGCTTCGCGTGCTTGTTGAACCGCCGGCAGCAACAACGCGATCAAGACGCCAATGATCGCAATCACCACCAACAATTCGACCAGGGTAAATCCCCGGCTTCGTTTCATCATCAATTGCATCGTTTTTCCTCTGTCCACTCAAGCCAAATTCCACCGCAATGCGTTGGTGATAATGCAGGCTGCATCCCACTGTCGCACGCACAATTTGCATAAGTCTAATCGTGGAAGTGAAGGAAACGTGAATGTGAGATGAGGATCGCAAATGCTCGATAAGTTCTAAACAATCGAGCGAGAATTCGAGACAAAAACATCGCGAAAACAATTTGAGATAGATTGCTTTCCTAAATAAGTTCCATGGCTTTTGGGGTGATCGCAATGTGCAAGAGAGGGGGTGAAGGCGCGTGATATCAAAGGGAATGTCAGCTGAAATCAAACGGCGCCCGCTTTTTACAAAGAACGCCGCAGGGAACCGTTGCGGCGTTCTTTCTTTGGGCAAAGTTAATCGCTTTATCGAGATGGTGAGCGACGCGGCGCATCTCGTCGGTTGCGATCTTTTTCGAGACTGTCGATCAAGTCATCCAAGGGATCCAACAAGGCGCCGTCTGCGAACGCGTCGTCGTGCAGATCGGGGTGACGCGGGCGTCCGTCTTGTGGGGGCTGCGGACAATCATGATCCTGGTTGGGTTTTGTCGTTTTACCGAAATCGACGTTATGAATCACTTGGCCGCCGACCGAGATCAACACGTCTTGCGTCTTGGCGATCGGACCTTGCGGCGTTCTCAGCAGCACCTGAATTTGATAGTCGCCGGTCTCCTGAAAATCGGTGAACCGATAGTCGCCGCGCGCGTTGGTGATCGTTTCGGCGACCACTTCTCCTTCGTCGTTGAGCAATTGCACAGTGACGCCGGCTTGGCCTTGCGGACGATCATTGACGCGATCCTGCTGATCACCATCGGCGAAGACCGTACCGGAGACCGATGCGGACATGAAAAAGACGTTCTCTTGCAGATTGGTGACGGTCGTATTTCGCTGAATGATATCGGACAGCGTGGTGTTCTCAATTCGATCGATATCCTGGGGAGAGAAAATGTTTTCGTAGTAGAACCGATCGCCGTCGCGCAGACGTGTGAATTGATCGACGATGATCGCTTGATTCAACTCTCCCAGACTGCTCCCCTCGACATGATCTTCAGCCAGCGCACCGACCCACAGATCGATGTTGTCGACCGTTCCATACAGATCTTCCAGCGCCTGCTGCCGTTCGACGTCTGAGGTAATCTCGGCGAAACTGGTGACCCGCGGCAATCCATACGCTTCCCGCACCGAGTTATAGTCGGCCAATCCATGGTCGCGACCGCGCTGGATGTTGAGCGTCGCCAAGTCTAATCCGCCTTGGCCGGGGGCGCCAAACAAAAAGTTGCGGACGCTGTCAACAATTTGATTGTCAAGTTCCTGCGACTGCGATGATGCGGCGTACTTGAGCAGCGAATCGATTCCATGTTCCTTCACAAGACTCGGATTAAAGAAGGCTTCGGCCAAGGTTACTTCTTCGGCTACCGCACGTCCGTCGTTGCCAAAAAACTCGATGTCATCGTTCAGCAAACTATGTCCCAGCCGATAGGCGGCGGTGGCGAATTCGTTGGTGATGTTGGGATTGACGGTCGGGTCATAGCCGGCGTAGTCAGAAATCGCTCCTTCTCCCAGCAGCGCCGGCAAGAATTCGTTGAATGTGATCGACTGAATCTCGGCGATGACGATGGCCCGCGCTTGCTGATAGATTTCTTCGTCGCTGAGCGAAGGATCTTGAGCGGCGATCTGGTCAGCCCACTGATTATGCTCGCGTACGAACAAAGTTTGCAGCGAAGTGAGTTCAATGTTCTCACTGGCGCGGATGTCGCCGGCGTAGAAGTTTCCTTCTTCGTCGGTGGGAAGCAAATCCCCATCGCTGGTCTTCAGCTTTCCTCCTTCAAAGGTGCGTAGACCATCGGCGATCTCTTGGCTCGATCCGTAGACTTGCGAGCCGTCGACAAACGCGGTGATCGAGTTGAACTGCTCGCGCGGGTTGTCGACGCTATCGCCGGTCGTCGGATCAAACAGGGAGCGGAAAAACGGAATCACGTCGTCACCGCTGGAGTCTGGATCGAAGTAGGGATCACCGGTCGGAACGGCGACGTTGGCCGCTTCAGTATCGCCCGACTCAGTCAGGTCGATGTCGTGATCCAGGAATTGTCCCCAGACGTAAATGAACGCCGAGAGTTGTCGCTCGTTGCCTGTTGCGTCCGGGTCTTGGGCGGCGATTGCGTTGCTGATTTCGCGAGCGCTAGGGCGATCCGCGTCGGCAATCTCCGAGATTCCATCGGCATAGTCGGCTTCGGCGGCGCGCAAAAATTGCTCGCCGGTGCTGCCGAGGTCGGGATTTTCCAGGTTGTTTCCGCTCCCGTCGATCGAGCGGATTTCGTCGGTGGTTGGGGTCGGAATCGACTGCGGAGGATGCATCATCGCATCGTCGATTGGGGCCATCGACAGCACATCGACAGCGAAGAGTTGGCGCAGTTCCAGGGTTTCCAGCGACGCTCGGCGCGCACCGCGAGACAGTTTGCTTCTCATGGGGTTTTTCCTTCTCAGTTCCGGAGTTCCGCCTTGCCCTACTGTTTAAAGCGTAGATGAAACCTGCGAAGGAGTCTGCGATTTTGCAGGGGAAAATTCGAAATATTGGGGTGTGAGAATGGGAAGAGAAAGAAGAGAACTCGGCAGGGCCACGGATGAAGAACGGAAGAACACGGGAAGAATCAAAGAGAAAATGTTGGACAAGAAGCCGCCCGAATCAGATATCCAGCTCATCCACCGCATCCATCAAATCATCCAACTCATCCCGCTCTTCCGTCGGTTTGTCGGCTTGGCGTTTGGGGATGCCGACCGATGCGCCGACGGCGTCGCGGCCGGCCATCAATAACTGTTCGTCTCGTTCGCGGACGGCGGTATCGACGGCGTTGGGATCTTCGGCCGGTTTGCCAAAGAGTTGCGAGAGGTCGATCTTCAATCCCCCTTCGGCGACGATATCACTGCCGGCGATGGTCGGCGTTTTGTGTTGCGGGAAGATGATCGCGTTCTCGGGGCAAACGCGACTGCACGCAGGGCAACCTTTGCGGCAGTTGTCGGGCTGCTCAACCAGGATTGTATCGATGCCGTCGACGCCGTAAACGCCGAACAGACAGAAGTCGATGCACTCCATGCAGTTGGTGCAGCGGCTGTAGTCGATCACGGGATACCAGCGGCGGCCGCCGGTCTCTTCGATCCGGATCGGCTCGATCGGCGCTTCGTGATTTGCGCCAACGTAGGTGTCGTTGGTCGGATGATCGTGCCGCAGTTGTTGCAGCGGCGTCACGCCGAACATTTCACCGTTACTATTACCGTTGCCGTTCGCTGGGGGAGGATCGAGCGTCAGGCCGCCTAACTGCATCACTTGCGGCGTTTGCTCGGCGGCGATGCGTTGGATCTCTTCGACGTACTCGTCCACTTTATTCGAGACGCGCAGGTCCAAGCAGTAGATGTAGCGGTTGGAAGGGGGACGCGAATCGGCGACGCGCTGCTTTTCGGCTTTCTCTTCTTCATCTTCCAGTTCGTCGAGCTCATCCTCGTCGACTTCGTAGGTGAGCAGCGACGTACCGATCTTGCCGTGGATACCGTTGCGATCGAGCGTCCAACGCGCGGCCCGCTCGAACATCCACGAGATGATCACCATGTTGCCGGAGATCCCCTCAAGACAGAGCATCCCCGGGCCGTCTGGTTTCAGATCGTACAGATGAGGAACGATCGTCACTTCGATACCGGGCTCAAACAGCAATCGGGCGACGATTTCCTCTTCGAGGTTCCGTTTGGCCGGATTCTGGCTTTGTCCTTGACTGAGGACGACGGTCAGTTTTTTCGCCATGGGGTTACTCGTTGAGTTGGCCTTTGATCGTGCGCTGGGTAATTTCCCACACCCCCGCGAGGTGCGTCAGATATTCTTCCGGCGACATTAATTCGTCACCGGGGCCGTCGATTTCGTACAGCCACCCAGCTCCATACATATCCAGGTTAATCTGCGAAGGGTCGCTTAGCAGCGCCGGGTTCAGCGTTGTCAGCTGACCGGCCAGCGGAGCGTACAAATCGCTTTCCGCTTTGCTGCTCTCGATGAAGCCAATTTCCTGACCTTGCCGCAAGTTGGTAGGCGCGTCGACGCTCCACTCCAAAAAATAAACGTCTTGCAACAACCGGACCGCGTAGGCGGTAAAGCCGAAGCGGTAACCTTGCTGGCCGTGACTGATTTGAACGCGGCTGGCCCAAGTATGGTTTTTGGCGTACTGGCGATCGGTCGGAAACGTGGCCTCGAACTTGCCCATCATGAAGACAAGAGAGTCGTCGCTCATGTATAGCGAACTCCCTGGTGTTGCTCTTCAAAGAACGGGGGCAACAGGCCGTCGGCCCGCAGCAGTCCGTCGCGCGTCAGTTCGATCCGATTGCCGTCGATGGTCGCCATGTCGGTTTCGACATATTCATTCCAGATCGGCTGCCATTTCTCGACGATGTTGACGCCAAATTTGGTTTGGAAGTAATCGACGTCCAAGTAACCTCGCTTTAACAGCAAGATCGTTTCGCGAATCAGCATTTGCTCGGGCGTCGGCCGATAGGCGCGCTTTAGCGGCAGTTGCTTTTTCTCGAGCAGATCGCCGGTGTAGTCGGCCCACTCGGTTTTGTTCTGGTAGTGAACGCCAGAGATGTGCCCAAAGCTGGCGACTCCCGTCGCTAACAGATCGGCGCCGCCGAACAAGTTGTCGCGGTAGCTGAAGCTGATCTTGGTCGGGTCTTTGATCATCGTGTAGGCGCTCGACTGCGAGTAGCCGGCTTTAGCCAACTCATCAAAGGCGTAGCTGACCCAGGCTCGCTTGGTCGGCCAATCGGCGACCGGCGTTTCGATCTTGTTCCCCAAGATGTCTTTGGAATAGACCGTGTTGAACGGCAGTTCCATCTGATAGATGGTGACGCACTCGGGCGACAGCTCCAACGTTTTCACCAGATTGTCTCGCCAAGTGTCCCATGTCTCGCCAACCATTCCAGCGATCAAGTCAATATTGACGTTGGGGAACTGCGCCTGCTCGATCCATTCCCAAGCTTTGTAAACCTCTTTCGAGAGATGCGCGCGGCCGTTCTCTTCCAGGATCTTGTCGGAGAAGCTCTCGATCCCCAGACTCAACCGGGTGACGCCCATGTCGCGGAGCGTCTTGACCTTGGTCTCGCTTAGCGTGCCAGGCTCGCACTCAAAGGTGACTTCTTCGGCCTGGTCCCAACTGATGCTCTTGCGCAGGCGATCTTCCAGCCGTTGCAGTTGCTTCGGGCTGAGGAACGAAGGCGTACCGCCGCCAAAGTAGACGAAGCGGAACGGTCGTCCCCCCATCGCCGCTTGTTTGCTGACCAGCTCAATCTCATCGACCAGGGCCGAGACGTAGGTCTCGACTTCAGAACCATTCTTGTCGGTGTAAACGCGGAAATAGCAGAACTTGCAGCGTTTGCGGCAGAACGGGACGTGCAGATACAGACCCAACGGCACGCCAGGTCGCGGCTCGCTGGCCAGCGCCTGTTGCAGATCGGGAATGTAGTCCTCGCTCCACTGCGAAAAGGGAGGATAGTTCGAGATGAAGTAGCTGCCGACCTCGGTTTTGACTGAATCGGTGGCCATGAAGCTCCTGCGGGTTAATCGTGCAAACTTGCCGCACTGTTATTTTGATTTCTTACCAAAGCAATAGACGTTGCCGTCATCGCTGGCGATCAGCAACTTGCCGTCACTGATCGCGGGTCCGCCGGTGAAACTACCGCCGGCTTCATAGCTCCATGCTTCGGAGCCGTCGCTGATTTTCAAGCCGTAAACTTTGCCGTCGGACGAACCAAAATAAACCTTGTCGCCGGCGATAACCGGCGAACTGTCGATCCGTCCACGGGTCGGAAACGACCAAAGCTGCTTGCCGTTGGTCATATTGACGGCGGCGACACGTTTGTTGCGTCCGCCGATGATCGCCAATTTGTCGGTGACTGCGGCGCTGGCGCGAAACGCCTGACGTCCGCGATCATCTTCATGGGTCCAACGGACCACCGCTTTTTTCCAGTCGATGCCGTAGAGCGTTCCCCCTTCGGTCCCAAAGACGACCAGGTCGCCGTGAACGGCCGGAGTGCTGCCGGTCGGTGCGTCAATCGGCACGCTCGCAGCGCTCGTCCCTTTGTCGAGATCGATGATGTGCAGCTTGGCGTCGCAACCGGCGACAAAGCCGCGATTTTCGACGATGGTCGGCATGCAGCGAATTTGATCGGCGATTTCGTACTTCCAAACCAGTTGGCCATCGGCCGCGGTCAGGCAATAGAGAGTCGCGTCTTGCGAGCCGATCAGCAATTTGTCTTGATAAAAGTTAACGCTGCCGTTGATCTCGGCGCCCGTTTCATAGGTCCACAAAACGTCGCCGGTTTTGGCGCTTAAGCAATGAAGCAGACCGTCCATGTCTCCCAGATAAACTTTGCCGTCGCGATAGGCGGGCGAACCATAAAAGCCGGTGTCGATCGATTTTTTCCAGATCTCTTTGCCGTCGGCAAGATTCAATGCGTAGATCGCACCGTCCAGATCGCCGATATAAACAACGTTGTCGACAACGGCCGGGGTCCCTTCAAACGCGCCTTTTTCGACCGCGTACTTCCAGAGCAACTCTAGATCGGCTGGCAACGATTCGGCGGCAACTCCGCTGGCAACCGGATCGGCCCGAAAAAGGGGCCAATCGGCCTGGAGCGGCGCACACCAAAACGCGATGATCAGCGCAGACAAAATGCGAGACATGGCGTAGAAGGCTCCAGCGGCGGGAAAAGGAATGCGGCGACTCTCTATTCTACCAAAAGCAGGCGCCATTGGCACACGCTTGCTCTCCGAGAGCAGTTTGTAACGATAAGGCTATCAACCGACCTGGCTGATTTTTGGTGAATTTCCCAACATTCCAGCAAATCTGACCTATTAGCGACGAACTACCCCCGCGGTGTGGCGTAAATTGGCGTAATTCAGGAGTTTTCTCCGCCGCACTGATGCGGCTTTTACTATGAAGCGATTTCCCCTTCCCAACTCGTTCTGGATTATTGTCACGCTGGTGATTATCGGCGGGGGGCTGATCTATTTGCCGTCGATGGTCGCGTCGTACTATCGCGAAGCTGCCGAATTGGGGGGCATGGCCCAGGTCGCCTATCTGGTCAGCGTCATCGGTGGAGCCCTGCTGATTATCGGAGCGGCCAGTTGGGTTCTGTATCGTCTGGTTCGGGCCAAACGGCTGAAGACGCAGCGCAAAGAACGTCGTCAGCGCAACCCGAGCCAACTTTCGGCCGACGAGCGGCGAAACGAATTGACCGAAAATCTCGCGTCAATCGATGACTTTCAAACCGAAGCAGGGGACGACGATCTGGCCGAACAACTGGCCCCCTTGCGCGAAAAGCTCGAAATCAAGCTCGATCATCAGCGGTTGGAGATCGTCGCTTTCGGCACGATCAGCAGCGGCAAGTCGTCGCTGCTCAACGCGCTGGCCGGACGCAACGCGTTCGCCAGTGAGATCGCCGGCGGCACGACGGTCACACGCAACGAAATCCCTTGGGTAGGCGACAATCAGGTGATCCTGGTCGACACGCCGGGGCTGGGAGAAGTTGACGGCGAGACGCGGCAGACGATCGCCGCCGAGTCGGCCAAAACGGCCGATATCATCTTATTGGTGGTCGACGGTCCGCTGCGTGATTCCGAGTTCCGCTTGCTCGAACTACTGGGCCAAATGGAAAAGCGGGTGATTATCTGCTTCAACAAAGAAGACCTCTATAACGACGCCGACCGCGCGAAGCTGTTGCAGCAGATCTCAAAACAGGCCGAAGATTTTGTTCGCCGCGAAGATATCGTCTCGGTTCGTGCTCGAGCGACCACGCGTCGTCGCATCCGGATCGCCGCTGACGGCAGCGAGATCGAAGAAGAGGTGACCGTGCCGGTGGCGATAGAGCCGCTGGCCAACCGGATGATGCAGGTCGTCAAAAAGGATGGCAGCGATTTGTTGCTGGCCAACTTGCTGCTGCAATCTCGCGGGCTGGTCGATCAAGCTCGCTTGAAAGTAGAGCAAGCGCTCGATCGCCGCGCCAATCAGATCGTCACAAAATATATGTGGGGAGTCGGCGGCGCTTCGGCCGCACTCAGCCCGATGCCGTTTGTCGATATCGCGGCAGGAATTGCGATTTCGACCAAAATGGTGGTCGACTTGGCGAAAGTTTATAAACAGGATGTCGATATCGACGTCGCGGTTCAACTGATGGGACAGTTGGGAAAGAACCTGCTTGGCATTTTGGGGGTGAACATCGCCGTGCCGGCGGTCGCCTCGCTGCTGAAGACGGTCCCCGGAGCTGGATATTTGGCGGGAGCCGCACTGCATTTGGTGGTGATGGCGCTGGTGACCCGCTGGATCGGCAACGTCTTTATGGAATACTTCAAACACGAGATGCGCGAGCCGGAAGGGGGACTTGCCGGTCTGGCCGAGCGCGAATGGCGCCGCGTGACGCAACTCAGCTACCTTCGCCAATTGGTGCAACAGGCCCGCAATCAATATGTCGACTGACAGTTCGCCCGAAACGACCGATCCGCCGCCGCACGTCGACGACGAGCGTTACCAACATGCGCTCGATTCGGTGCGTAGCACGCTCGATCGCTTTCGCGGTTGCTCGGATCAAGAGAAAGACTTGCTCCGTCGCGATCTGCGGCAGATGCAAGAGATGGAATCCAAACTGACCAGCGGTCGCGTCGAGATCGTCGTCTTTGGCGAAATCAGCACCGGCAAGTCGGCCCTGATCAACGCGATGGTCGGTCAGGCGGTCACCGAAGTCGATGTCCAAGGAGGTTGGACCCGCGAGATCTGGCACGTCGCGTGGGATGGTTGCGGCTATCGCATTCCGGGACTCGGCAGCAGCGAAGTGGTGCTGATCGATACCCCAGGCATCAACGAAGTCGGCGGCGCTCATCGCGGCGAGATGGCGCAAGACGCCGCGCGGCGCAGCGACATGCTGCTGTTTGTGACCGACTCGGACTTGAACGAGACCGAATACTCGGCGCTGGTTAGTCTCGCGGCCGTCAACAAACCGATCATCTTGGTGCTGAACAAGGTCGATCTCTATTCGCCCGATCAGCGGAAACGCCTGCACGAAGTTCTAGCGCAACGTTTGGACGGCGTGATCCAGCCCGAGAATATTGTCGAAACGTCGGCCGATCCGCGCGACGTCGAATACATCGTGGAAGCGGCCAACGGCACGACGACCAGTCAATGGCGCAAGCCGAAGCCGAACATCGAAGCGCTGCAGCTAAAGATGCTGGAAGTGCTGGAGCAAGATGGCCTGGCGCTGTTAGCGCTGAACGCGGCGATGTACTCGGCTGACAAGTCCGACCGGATCGCATCGCTGAAACTGAAGATTCGCAACGACCGAGCCAATCAGCATATCTGGGGCTATGCCGTGGTGAAAGCGACAACCGTTGCGTTCAATCCGGCGCCAATCGCCGACGTGATCGGCGGCGGCGCGGTCGATGTGGCGATGGTCTGGCACCTGGCCCACATCTACGGCATTGAAATGACCTGGGCCAACGCCGAGAAGTTGGTCAAGTCGATCTTTCAAGCCGCCGGCTGGGTGACGCTGGGAGAACTGACGACCCACGCGATCATGTGGAGCCTGAAAGCGGTGACGCTCGGTTGGGGGTCGGTCCTTACGGTCTTGCCGCAAGGCGCTGCGGCCGGCTATGGATCGTACATCGTTGGCCAGTCAGCGAAGTACTACTTCGAGCATGGCGCATCGTGGGGAAGTGAAGGACCGAAGTCGGTGGTGCAAAAGATTTTGGACAAGACCGACCGCAAGTCGGTGATTCAAAATCTGCGGGATGAGATTTTGAAGAAGCTGCGGATTAACCAGCACGCGAATCCGGCCAACTAGCAGGACGAAAAAAGGGTCCGCGAAATAAAGAGGGTCAGGTCCCAATTTCGCCGCGAAATTGGGACCTGACCCTCTTTATTTCTTCCCCTTTTATTTCTGCGCCAAGTTCAAGAAACAAAAAAGCCGATCGAACCATTAGGTTCGATCGGCTTGCTCTTTAGCATTCGCGTTAGACGCTGATCGTCGGCGTTGATTTGTCGCCGCCGTGTTGTTGTTCCAACTGGAACTTGCTCAGCGTCGTTCGTAGACCATCGGCGCGCTCGTGGAGCGAAACGCCGGCGGTCTTCGTCTTTTCGGCGTGCGTCGTCGATTCTTTGGCCGAATCGTTGACGCCGGTGATGTTTCGCGAGATCTCTTGGCTGGCCTGGGCCGACTCTTGGATCCCGGTCGAAACGGTTTGGGCGGCACAGGCGGCCTGAGCGATGTTCTTCGCGATTTCTTTGGTGGCGATTCCTTGCTCTTCGACGCTTGAAGCGATCGTCCGCGAAACTTCGTTCACATCGTTGATCTCGCTGGTGATTTTGCCGATCGAGTCGACCGCTTCAAACGACGTTTGCTGGATTGCTTCGATCCGTTTGCGAATGTCGTCGGTCGCCGAGGCGGTTTGCCGCGCCAACTCTTTCACTTCGGTCGCGACCACGGCGAAACCTTTGCCAGCTTCACCGGCCCGGGCCGCTTCGATCGTGGCGTTGAGCGCCAACAAGTTGGTCTGCTCGGCGATATCTTGAATCACCTGCATGACGCTGCCGATCTCGGCCGCCGCGGCGCCCAACGCTTCGATCCGCTCATTGCTGGCCGCCGAAAGGTTGG
The nucleotide sequence above comes from Blastopirellula sp. J2-11. Encoded proteins:
- a CDS encoding GTP-binding protein, coding for MSTDSSPETTDPPPHVDDERYQHALDSVRSTLDRFRGCSDQEKDLLRRDLRQMQEMESKLTSGRVEIVVFGEISTGKSALINAMVGQAVTEVDVQGGWTREIWHVAWDGCGYRIPGLGSSEVVLIDTPGINEVGGAHRGEMAQDAARRSDMLLFVTDSDLNETEYSALVSLAAVNKPIILVLNKVDLYSPDQRKRLHEVLAQRLDGVIQPENIVETSADPRDVEYIVEAANGTTTSQWRKPKPNIEALQLKMLEVLEQDGLALLALNAAMYSADKSDRIASLKLKIRNDRANQHIWGYAVVKATTVAFNPAPIADVIGGGAVDVAMVWHLAHIYGIEMTWANAEKLVKSIFQAAGWVTLGELTTHAIMWSLKAVTLGWGSVLTVLPQGAAAGYGSYIVGQSAKYYFEHGASWGSEGPKSVVQKILDKTDRKSVIQNLRDEILKKLRINQHANPAN